In the Parasteatoda tepidariorum isolate YZ-2023 chromosome 3, CAS_Ptep_4.0, whole genome shotgun sequence genome, one interval contains:
- the LOC107436842 gene encoding protein inscuteable homolog yields MGQHGSCIQGQPDWVGPYQKASTKKDEIELYDHIRKLTTGTTSAKDLQEFEHFLKTKINPTCPQHGSKASSHSSSKQSSSSRSSTLSNHSKLEELFHKESVCKDINFNQSQVDTKPTSIKPMIVPKSTCVVHGKAKAEVKPQRTPCKVHGHQNVGQLNLKVVDKDVKPFTSEVPQLPPSYKFPPQVNILPQEDDFKPNYQEFSDEDSAVSTFSCPDFITNLMLSSDELQKVDILASVGVQSAKETIQTLEDRAESIVETFGVVLKHLEHGDWSTFCISTSRLCEDIKKVMKDYKLHSDTKDPESITIKNSVTEGLNQLTTHILSLNHVSSFESKHKVLLPSFKVLGEVLHEMMEFLITKEIRVLIDCLQTEGNNSSLRMATCALAEMCLSGGLMSKLVVKAGAISPLLNVCKVRKCQYLRPLALRTLTVICSSQSSLEEFEKELGMNVIKTLLSEESEEKVLCEAVGLLAQVLKQWTESKCSLESKMGKDMEPIVHNLTGTCKKALSPEMFLLSAACLATLSPFSAFAREWLQLHAHEMRLLASNSKQESYV; encoded by the exons ATGGGACAGCACGGTAGTTGCATACAAGGACAACCT GATTGGGTTGGACCTTATCAAAAAGCCTCTAccaaaaaagatgaaattgaaCTTTATGACCACATCAGAAAGCTCACTACTGGTACCACCAGTGCTAAAGATTTACAAGAATttgaacattttcttaaaaccaAGATCAATCCAACATGTCCGCAACACGGATCCAAAGCATCCTCCCACAGCAGTTCTAAGCAATCATCATCATCCAGAAGTTCCACTCTCTCAAACCATAGTAAACTAGAAGAACTTTTCCATAAAGAAAGTGTTTGCAAAGATATTAACTTTAACCAAAGCCAAGTAGACACAAAGCCGACCAGCATCAAACCTATGATTGTTCCAAAGAGTACCTGTGTAGTCCATGGCAAAGCAAAAGCAGAAGTTAAACCACAAAGGACACCATGCAAAGTTCACGGTCACCAAAATGTTGGACAATTAAACCTGAAAGTAGTTGATAAAGATGTAAAACCTTTTACCTCAGAAGTACCACAATTACCTCCTTCTTATAAATTCCCGCCACAAGTGAATATTTTACCTCAGGAAGATGACTTCAAGCCTAATTATCAAGAATTTTCTGATGAAGACTCAGCAGTTAGTACCTTTTCTTGCCCTGATTTCATTACTAACCTGATGCTATCATCTGATGAATTACAAAAAGTTGATATCCTAGCATCTGTTGGAGTTCAGTCAGCCAaag aAACAATCCAGACGTTGGAAGACAGAGCTGAAAGCATAGTCGAGACCTTCGGAGTAGTTCTGAAACATCTAGAGCATGGCGATTGGTCAACTTTTTGTATCAGTACCAGCAGACTGTGTGAGGACattaaaaaagtgatgaaaGATTACAAGCTTCACTCTGATACCAAGGATCCAGAGTCTATTACAATCAAAAATAGTGTGACAGAGGGTCTTAATCAGCTAACAACACATATCTTGag TTTGAATCATGTATCATCGTTTGAATCAAAGCACAAAGTACTTTTGCCATCGTTTAAAGTTTTGGGAGAAGTTCTACATGAAATGATGGAATTCCTCATCACCAAAGAAATTAGAGTCCTCATCGACTGCTTGCAGACTGAAGGAAACAATTCCTCTCTTAGAATGGCAACATGTGCTCTAGCTGAAATGTGTTTATCTGGAGGTCTAATGAGCAAATTAGTAGTTAAG GCTGGAGCTATTTCCCCACTACTCAATGTGTGTAAGGTTCGCAAATGTCAATATTTACGTCCACTTGCATTACGTACTTTGACTGTCATCTGTTCTTCCCAGAGTTCTCTAgaagaatttgaaaaa gaATTGGGAATGAATGTTATAAAGACTCTGTTGTCAGAAGAAAGTGAAGAAAAAGTATTGTGTGAAGCTGTTGGTCTTCTGGCTCAAGTATTAAAACAATGGACTGAAAGCAAATGCTCTTTGGAAAGCAAGATGGGGAAAGATATGGAACCAATAGTTCATAACTTAACTG gaACCTGCAAAAAAGCTCTTTCTCCAGAGATGTTTCTGCTTTCAGCCGCCTGCCTAGCTACGCTTTCACCCTTCAGTGCTTTTGCCAGAGAATGGTTACAACTTCATGCTCATGAAATGCGATTACTAGCGAGCAACAGCAAACAAGAGAGCTATGTTTAA